A window of Massilia sp. NR 4-1 genomic DNA:
TTGCTGCAAATCGGCGCTGCTGGCGTTCGGGCCGCTCAAGCCTTCAATGCCGTCGCGCATCCGGCTCAGCTCGGTGCTGCTGGTGATGGGGGGATTCGGCTGGTCCGCGGCGAGGGCGGGGGCGGTGAGGCAGAGGATCAGGGCCAGGGCGGCGTAGGGAGGGAGCATCGTTGTGTAAGCTGGCCGGAAAAGGCGCAGCTTACACGATGCAAGCAAGATGAAATCCTCGCTTTGTCACAAGCGAGGAAAGCTTCTAGCGAGGAGGGTATCAGCGGCGCAGGGCCAGCGCGGTACCGGCGGCGCGGCCGCGTGCTGGCGCGCCGTTGCCGGCGCTGGCGCCGTCGACCTTGAACACGCTGACCACTTCTTCCAGCGCGGCTGCCTGGTCCTGCATGGCGCCTGCGGCGGCGGCGGCTTCTTCCACCAGGGCGGCGTTCTGCTGGGTCACTTCGTCCATCTGCGCCACGGCCTGGTTGATCTGCTCGATGCCCGAGCTTTGCTCTTCGCCGGCGGCCATGATCTCGGCCATGATGTCGGTCACGCGGCTCACGCTGGAGACGATTTCATCCATCGTGGAACCGGCCTTGTCGACCAGGGCGGCGCCCGCGTCCACATTGTCCACCGAGGCGGAGATCAGTTCCTTGATTTCCTTGGCGGCGGCGGCCGAGCGCTGGGCCAGATTGCGCACCTCGGAAGCCACCACGGCGAAGCCACGGCCCTGTTCACCGGCGCGCGCCGCTTCCACTGCAGCATTCAGCGCCAGGATGTTGGTCTGGAAGGCGATGCCGTCGATAACCGAGATGATGTCCACGATGCGCTTGGACGATTCATTGATGGCGCCCATGGTTTCCACCACTTGCGACACGATCTGGCCGCCTTTGACGGCGACGTCGGAAGCCGAGACGGCCAGCTGGTTGGCTTGGCGCGCGTTGTCGGCGTTCTGGCGCACGGTGGACGTCAGTTCTTCCAGCGAGGACGCGGTTTCTTCCAGGCTCGATGCCTGCTGTTCGGTGCGGCTCGACAGGTCCATATTGCCGTCGGCGATCTCGGTGCTGGCCTGGGCGATGGCGCTGCTGCCTTCGCGCACGCTGCGCACGGTGCCCGACAGCTGTTGCTGCATCTTGGCCAGACCGGCCAACAGCAGGCCCATTTCATCCTGGCGCTTGATCTCGATGCGGTCGGACAGATTGCCGGCAGCCATCTGGTCGAAGTGGCCCAGCAGCTGGCGCAGCGGATGCATGATGGCTTTCATCAGGGTGATGCCCGAAACCACCATCAGGATGGCGCCGACCACGATCGCGCCCAGCGAAATGCTGACCAGGGTTTCGTACAGGCTTTGACTGTGCTTATAGTTTTCTTCGGCGGCCTTGAGCTGGAATTCGTCGAGCTTTTCCGAGCTGGCGTTAAAGCCGCGGTACAGGAGGGTCATCTTTTTCGAGGCCAGTTCGTCGACCAGCTCAGCGTTGTTCTGCTCCAGCGCCTTGCCCAGGGCCAGCAGGCCTTCGTTAATGTATTGCTTGCGCTTTTCGTCCAGGTCGGCGGATAGTGCTTTCTCTTCGGCCGATTGGGGCAGGGCCAGATAGCGTTGCCAGCTCTTGTCGGCTTCGGCGACATATTCGCCGGCGCGCTTGACCAGATTGCC
This region includes:
- a CDS encoding methyl-accepting chemotaxis protein, yielding MMLNKLSIRTRLIATLAFLGLLILSLGGLGMYGMKSINLALNDVYSNQLVSSIAIGHAKNSLNRARFTLDRVVFHPDAADAGNLVKRAGEYVAEADKSWQRYLALPQSAEEKALSADLDEKRKQYINEGLLALGKALEQNNAELVDELASKKMTLLYRGFNASSEKLDEFQLKAAEENYKHSQSLYETLVSISLGAIVVGAILMVVSGITLMKAIMHPLRQLLGHFDQMAAGNLSDRIEIKRQDEMGLLLAGLAKMQQQLSGTVRSVREGSSAIAQASTEIADGNMDLSSRTEQQASSLEETASSLEELTSTVRQNADNARQANQLAVSASDVAVKGGQIVSQVVETMGAINESSKRIVDIISVIDGIAFQTNILALNAAVEAARAGEQGRGFAVVASEVRNLAQRSAAAAKEIKELISASVDNVDAGAALVDKAGSTMDEIVSSVSRVTDIMAEIMAAGEEQSSGIEQINQAVAQMDEVTQQNAALVEEAAAAAGAMQDQAAALEEVVSVFKVDGASAGNGAPARGRAAGTALALRR